From the genome of Poecile atricapillus isolate bPoeAtr1 chromosome 23, bPoeAtr1.hap1, whole genome shotgun sequence, one region includes:
- the IGFN1 gene encoding immunoglobulin-like and fibronectin type III domain-containing protein 1 isoform X1: MNSHQTVKIFKKSSIPGVVVTQFVNDVPQGCSTPDFEKKPLTLTLQEGKNAIFRAVVKGVPTPEVKWSRTRKGMDDSAKYEMSFNSATNEFILQIRSVVLDDSDLYRCCAINAYGEASCSAGLRIIQVGFKKKAKYVPVHAADELKKTLLDSKKLLRKRAAAPKPKPLDKEAVWQLLLHADKRDYEKICMKYGIVDFRGMLRKLQEMRKDTESEQDKLVHSLKNFEHIRVNKEGNATFSLEMELKNSNSNVYLLKDGERLRYGTGDEYRKHCLRRVGRRYYFTVNDVQPEDAGVYQVRVEDVPVFSTELDAQAIPARFRQPLSDVRCAEAADAQFQCVLCTPCHQPLWLHKSHPLQNSAKHQISVTPDGLSHQLIVRNVGPSDSGLYTLDAGQGSSSAWLLVEYAKGKRRQDEGEQIERETSEWLKETMADNERARKLRRQEQAAAEDSSFSASSGAEKSAWYRTTQGSSQGRGQGHSIDSDDGSQRFLGKEGLRKTQMNGEMGSGQFSGAGLDGDSAANGGSTFGLKGLGGRSGLRAVHGVDSVSGPGAAAGGAGEWNSVGGRGEGVLGAVNIDMDGGGGLGSQHDKEGNSGDASYRAGFGGAGRLGGGSSVPHGLDPDSAGVGASVSDLFSRTGAGGNAAGAGMAGEMRPHHGKDGHPTVGDVYGGINREGQTGTPYGKEGLVPHASGQLGQAGRSGSLHGPGGFPGGDGAVPAAHGNSTTEMEALYGPDGRALGTGAGGAGGAGAGGFGAPYGKDGLPIGAGIGGAGGAGALGSPYGKDGLPAGAGGAGALGAPYGKDGLPAGAGGAGGFGEALYGPDGRPLGAGGGGASGAGIVGGSYGKDGLPVGAGVGGAVGGGFGGAGSPYGMDAFPAGAGAGGPGAGGLGAPYGKDGLPAGAGAGGAGGFGEALYDGRPLGAGVGDMAGAGEGGLGSPRGKGGLPAGAGFGGLGAAGLGAPYGKDGLPIGAGIGGAGGAGGVLGPCGKDGLPVGAGAGVGGSGGPYGKDGLPAGAGAGVGGAGGVLGPYGKDGLPVGAGAGVGGAGGVLGPYGKDGLPFGTGAGVGGSGGAGGPYGKDGLPVGAGAGVGGAGGVLGPFGKDGLPVGAGVGGAGAPYGKDGLPVGTGAGVGGAGAAGGPYGKDGLPAGTGVGGAGGVLGPYGKDGLPAGAGVGGGGGEGEVGAPFGKDGLPAGTGVGGSGGPYGKDGLPVGAGVGGAGGVLGPYGKDGLPVGAGVGVGGSGGPYGKDGLPAGAGVGGAEGVLGPYGKDGLPVGAGAGVGGAGAAGGPYGKDGLPVGAGAGVGGAGGVLGPYGKDGLPAGAGAGVGGAGGPYGKDGLPAGAGVGGAGGVLGPYGKDGLPAGAGAGVGGAGGVLGPCGKDGLPFGTGAGVGGAGGVLGPYGKDGLPAVAGAAHFPAGGEEVMGSGCGTDGTLSRAPGYAGGTGGEGFSREGSAPWGAGSAYGKDRGSAVAMAGAGGVGSLAGDEWDSVHVKEGGGGAGGSHGEYGLDAHPGRSLRGETGKGTPGDVPGSGNKGSAGDRGSLSGPGGARAEGREFEQLGSLYGTNSALGKAGSKSHDRSVDGSGSSGLGQGPLSYGQMSGPFGGPPSANQRNQEPDLDLKANDSLKNTESTGQKRRSVLDDLKVPRCYLNKQLATVRVLKGEPAELSCTVSRDNVTGTWFKDGLKLTSMDGVVFEKKGLVHKLIINKAEDIHAGKYRFEGGDVKTEASIFVEDPPQVDKVLLKNLTSVPTVAKAGEAVKLQIPFKGRGPIRAAWLKDRMELGDDTRIRVDKTDTCTTLSISSCSRRDCGDYKVRLKNDSGVLEINLKLVVIDKPQAPAGPIKIVESSANNITIQWKPPKDDGGKAVQRYLIERQQVGRNDWESLGETPRSCSTFTTSKVEEDVSYYFRVRAVNAEGVSDALESGEVKAAGKASPGAPDPPEIISASRDTITISWKAPCKTGTSQIMGYMVQKRKKGTVTWLPVTKVPVKDKKLKVSSLKKGVQYEFRVAAVNAAGTGQPSDPSEAAFAQDPTKSPGQVQDLKVSSSDSTSVTLTWNKPEVQDGNDVKGYEVEMRPWNSSSWTKCFTLPAESTCCRLQGLQAGQKLLLRVTALGSRGHGEPLEIQAGAGAAAPGVSPRFLIDDTVKSFLVIKAGNPIQVKIPFEGSPETVVTWLKDGLPLPSRAAVSTKDGSAQLLLRAAEITDSGTYSIELGDGLGKRETFSFQLQITDVPQPPGAIQLEENVPNTVTVTWDPSASEQWEKNLYYTVLKRESQKGLWHVLGDLIYNNKFTFTRVVPGRDYYFRVVAKNDLGASEPSETVQPWRIWKKKAEFRVQAQKYRGVNQNQPPRFLVPLKCHVVVTGSECHMSCAVGGHPPPKIKWYKDSRDLSRDPNYFCTNDFGVCSLVVLGVTKQDEGEYMVEASNEMGRAFSKAFLAIKDSSL, encoded by the exons gtaaaaatgccattttcagAGCTGTGGTCAAAGGTGTCCCAACTCCTGAGGTGAAATGGTCACGTACACGGAAAGGAATGGATGATTCTGCCAAATACGAAATGTCCTTCAATAGTGCCACAAATGAATTCATTCTGCAG ATCAGGAGCGTGGTTCTGGATGACAGTGACCTGTATCGCTGCTGTGCCATCAACGCCTACGGAGAGGCCTCGTGCTCTGCTGGCCTCAGGATCATCCAAG TTGGCTTTAAGAAGAAGGCGAAATATGTTCCTGTTCATGCTGCTGATG AGCTCAAGAAGACGCTCCTGGACTCCAAGAAGCTGCTAAGGAAGAG GGCTGCAGCACCAAAACCAAAGCCCCTGGACAAAGAAGCTGTATGGCAGCTGTTGCTGCACGCAGATAAGAGAGATTATGAGAAAATCTGTATGAAATATGGAATTGTTGATTTCCGTGGGATgctgaggaagctgcaggagaTGAGGAAGGACACAGAGAGTGAACAAGACAAG TTAGTTCACAGTCTCAAAAACTTTGAACACATCAGAGTCAACAAGGAGGGAAATGCTACCTTTAGcctggagatggagctgaaaaacagcaacagcaacGTTTACCTGCTCAAG GATGGTGAGAGGCTCAGGTACGGGACAGGGGATGAGTACAGGAAGCACTGTCTGAGGAGAGTTGGGAGGAGATATTATTTCACTGTCAATGATGTGCAGCCAGAGGATGCCGGGGTGTACCAGGTCAGGGTGGAGGACGTCCCTGTCTTCTCAACTGAACTGGATGCTCAAG CCATCCCGGCGCGGTTCCGGCAGCCGCTGTCCGACGTGCGCTGCGCCGAGGCCGCGGACGCGCAGTTCCAGTGTGTGCTGTGCACGCCCTGCCACCAGCCCCTGTGGCTGCACAAGAGCCACCCCCTGCAGAACAGTGCCAAGCACCAGATCTCTGTGACACCTGATGGCCTGAGCCACCAGCTGATTGTGAGGAACGTGGGGCCCTCGGACAGCGGATTGTACACGCTCGACGCGGGACAGGGCTCCTCCAGCGCCTGGCTCCTCGTGGAGT ATGCCAAAGGAAAGAGGAGACAGGATGAAGGAGAACAGATTGAAAGGGAGACATCTGAGTGGCTGAAAGAAACAATGGCAGACAATGAAAGGGCGAGGAAGCTTCGGCGCCAAGAacaagctgctgctgaagatTCTTCCTTTTCCGCATCCTCTGGTGCAGAGAAAAGTGCCTGGTACAGGACAACTCAAGGCAGCAGCCAAGGCAGGGGCCAAGGACACTCCATTGATTCTGATGATGGAAGCCAAAGATTTTTGGGGAAAGAGGGTCTACGCAAAACCCAGATGAACGGAGAGATGGGGTCTGGACAGTTCTCTGGAGCAGGTCTAGATGGAGACTCAGCAGCCAATGGTGGCAGCACCTTTGGACTGAAAGGCTTAGGAGGCAGAAGTGGGTTAAGGGCTGTCCATGGGGTGGACTCTGTGTCAGgtcctggtgctgcagcaggaggggcagGTGAATGGAATTCTGTgggtggcagaggtgagggTGTGCTGGGTGCTGTTAACATTGACATGGATGGTGGAGGAGGTTTGGGATCCCAGCATGACAAGGAAGGGAATTCAGGTGATGCCAGCTACAGAGCTGGTTTTGGGGGTGCTGGAAGGTTGGGTGGTGGAAGTTCTGTGCCACATGGACTTGATCCTGATTCAGCTGGAGTGGGAGCCAGTGTGAGTGATCTGTTCAGCAGGACTGGAGCTGGGGGGAATGCTGCAGgtgctggaatggcaggagaaaTGAGGCCCCACCACGGCAAGGATGGGCATCCCACTGTGGGTGATGTGTATGGAGGCATAAACAGAGAGGGACAAACAGGGACTCCCTATGGCAAGGAGGGCTTGGTACCTCATGCCAGTGGTCAGTTGGGGCAGGCAGGAAGATCTGGCTCACTGCATGGGCCAGGAGGCTTTCCAGGTGGAGATGGGGCTGTACCTGCTGCACATGGCAATTCCACAACAGAAATGGAGGCTTTGTACGGTCCAGATGGTCGGGCACTGGGAACAGGTGCTGGTGGAGCTGGTGGAGCTGGTGCAGGGGGATTTGGAGCTCCCTATGGGAAGGATGGTCTTCCCATTGGAGCAGGCATTGGTGGGGCTGGTGGTGCAGGAGCACTCGGATCTCCCTATGGAAAGGATGGtctcccagctggggctggtggTGCAGGAGCACTTGGAGCTCCCTATGGAAAGGATGGtctcccagctggggctggtggTGCAGGAGGATTTGGAGAGGCTTTGTATGGTCCAGATGGTCGGCCACTTGGAgcaggtggtggtggtgcttcTGGTGCAGGGATAGTTGGGGGTTCCTATGGGAAGGATGGACTCCCAGTTGGAGCTGGAGTTGGTGGAGCTGTAGGTGGTGGGTTTGGAGGTGCTGGCTCTCCTTATGGAATGGATGctttcccagctggagcaggtgcTGGAGGGCCTGGTGCAGGGGGACTTGGAGCTCCCTATGGGAAGGATGGtctcccagctggagcaggtgctggtggtgctggaggatttggggaggctTTGTATGATGGTCGGCCACTTGGAGCAGGTGTTGGTGATATGGCTGGTGCTGGTGAAGGGGGACTTGGATCTCCACGTGGAAAGGGTGGtctcccagctggggctggtTTTGGTGGTCTTGGTGCAGCGGGACTTGGAGCTCCCTATGGGAAGGATGGTCTTCCCATTGGAGCAGGTATTGGTGGGGCTGGTGGTGCagggggagttttgggtccctGTGGAAAGGATGGTCTCCCAgttggagctggagctggtgtTGGTGGTTCAGGGGGTCCCTATGGAAAGGATGGtctcccagctggagcaggagctggtgtTGGTGGTGCagggggagttttgggtccctATGGAAAGGATGGTCTCCCAGTTGGAGCAGGTGCTGGTGTTGGTGGTGCagggggagttttgggtccctATGGAAAGGATGGTCTCCCATTTGGAACTGGTGCTGGTGTTGGTGGTTcagggggagctgggggtccCTATGGAAAGGATGGTCTCCCAGTTGGAGCTG gagctggtgtTGGTGGTGCagggggagttttgggtcctTTTGGAAAGGATGGTCTGCCAGTTGGAGCTGGTGTTGGGGGGGCTGGAGCTCCCTATGGAAAGGATGGTCTCCCAGTTGGAACTGGTGCTGGTGTTGGTGGtgcaggggcagctgggggtCCCTATGGAAAGGATGGTCTGCCAGCTGGGACTGGTGTTGGTGGTGCagggggagttttgggtccctATGGAAAGGATGGTCTCCCAGCTGGGGCCGGTGTTGGTGGGGGTGGTGGTGAAGGAGAAGTTGGAGCTCCCTTTGGAAAGGATGGTCTGCCAGCTGGGACTGGTGTTGGTGGTTCAGGGGGTCCCTATGGAAAGGATGGTCTCCCCGTTG gagctggtGTTGGTGGTGCagggggagttttgggtccctATGGAAAGGATGGTCTCCCAGTTGGAGCAGGTGTTGGTGTTGGTGGTTCAGGGGGTCCCTATGGAAAGGATGGTCTCCCAGCTGGGGCCGGTGTTGGTGGTGcagagggagttttgggtccctATGGAAAGGATGGTCTCCCAGTtggagctggtgctggtgtTGGTGGtgcaggggcagctgggggtCCCTATGGAAAGGATGGTCTCCCAGttggagcaggagctggtgtTGGTGGTGCagggggagttttgggtccctATGGAAAGGATGGTcttccagctggagcaggagctggtgtTGGTGGTGCAGGGGGTCCCTATGGAAAGGATGGtctcccagctggagctggtgtTGGTGGTGCAGGAGGAGTTTTGGGTCCCTATGGAAAGGATGGtctcccagctggagcaggagctggtgtTGGTGGTGCAGGAGGAGTTTTGGGTCCCTGTGGAAAGGATGGTCTCCCATTTGGAACTGGTGCTGGTGTTGGTGGTGCagggggagttttgggtccctATGGAAAGGATGGtctcccagctgtggcaggagctgctcattTTCCTGCTGGGGGTGAGGAAGTGATGGGATCTGGTTGTGGCACGGATGGCACActgagcagagctccaggataTGCAGGTGGAACAGGAGGAGAAGGCTTTTCCAGGGAAGGCTCTGCACCGTGGGGTGCAGGGTCTGCCTATGGCAAGGACAGAGGTTCAGCTGTAGCCATGGCTGGTGCAGGTGGGGTTGGGAGCTTGGCAGGGGATGAATGGGATTCAGTCCACGTTAAAGAAGGTGGAGGTGGTGCTGGTGGATCACATGGTGAATATGGGCTGGATGCACATCCTGGTAGATCTTTGAGAGGTGAAACTGGAAAGGGCACTCCTGGTGATGTCCCAGGGTCAGGGAACAAAGGCTCAGCTGGTGACAGAGGGTCCCTGTCAGGTCCAGGAGGAGCCAGGGCAGAAGGCAGAGAATTCGAGCAGTTGGGCTCCCTTTATGGCACAAATTCTGCCCTTGGAAAGGCAGGGAGTAAATCCCATGACAGATCTGTTGATGGGAGTGGTTCAAGTGGGCTTGGTCAAGGTCCACTGAGCTATGGCCAGATGTCAGGTCCTTTTGGTGGACCTCCTTCAGCAAATCAGAGAAACCAGGAACCTGACCTGGATCTTAAAGCAAATGATTCCCTGAAGAACACGGAAAGCACAGGACAAAAGAGACGGAGTGTCCTGGATGATCTCAAAG TCCCACGCTGTTACCTCAACAAGCAGCTGGCAACCGTGCGAGTGCTGAAGGGCGAGCCAGCCGAGCTGTCCTGCACTGTCAGCAGGGACAATGTGACAGGAACCTGGTTCAAGGATGGCCTAAAG TTAACGAGCATGGATGGAGTCGTCTTTGAAAAGAAAGGTCTTGTCCACAAATTGATCATTAACAAAGCTGAAGATATTCATGCTGGTAAATACAGGTTTGAAGGTGGAGATGTAAAAACTGAAGCTTCAATTTTTGTTGAAG ATCCTCCCCAGGTGGACAAAGTACTCCTCAAGAACCTGACCAGTGTCCCCACGGTGGCCAAGGCTGGGGAGGCGGTGAAGCTGCAGATCCCGTTCAAGGGTCGAGGGCCCATCAGGGCAGCGTGGCTGAAGgacaggatggagctgggggaTGACACCAGGATCCGTGTGGACAAGACAGACACCTGCACCACCCTGtccatctccagctgcagcaggagggactGTGGGGATTACAAAGTCAGGCTCAAGAACGACAGTGGTGTTCTGGAGATCAACCTAAAGCTCGTGGTGATAG ACAAGCCACAGGCCCCAGCAGGACCCATAAAAATTGTAGAAAGCTCTGCCAACAACATCACGATCCAGTGGAAGCCCCCAAAGGATGACGGGGGCAAAGCAGTGCAAAGGTACCTCATAGAGAGGCAGCAGGTGGGCAGGAACGACTGGGAGAGCTtgggagaaacccccaggagctgcagcaccttCACCACCAGCAAAGTGGAGGAAGACGTGAGCTACTACTTCAGGGTGAGGGCCGTGAATGCCGAGGGAGTGAGTGATGCGCTGGAGTCGGGGGAAGTCAAGGCTGCTGGTAAAG CTTCCCCTGGTGCCCCAGATCCCCCTGAGATCATCAGTGCCAGCAGGGACACCATCACCATATCCTGGAAAGCTCCTTGTAAAACTGGCACTTCCCAAATTATGGGATACATGGTGCAGAAACGCAAGAAGGGCACTGTGACCTGGCTGCCAGTCACCAAGGTGCCTGTCAAAG ACAAGAAGCTGAAGGTGAGCAGCCTGAAGAAGGGTGTGCAGTACGAGTTCCGCGTGGCTGCTGTCaatgctgctggcacaggacagcccaGTGACCCCTCAGAGGCCGCCTTCGCCCAGGACCCCACCA AATCTCCAGGCCAAGTGCAGGACCTTAAAGTGAGCAGTAGTGACAGCACCAGCGTCACCTTGACGTGGAACAAACCTGAAGTGCAAGATGGGAATGATGTGAAAGGCTACGAGGTGGAGATGAGgccctggaacagctccagctggaCCAAGTGCTTCACCCTCCCTGCAGagagcacctgctgcaggctCCAGGGCCTCCAGGCCgggcagaagctgctgctgcgcGTGACGGCCCTCGGCAGCCGCGGCCACGGGGAGCCCCTGGAgatccaggctggagctggagctgctgctcctgggg TCTCTCCCAGGTTTCTGATAGATGACACAGTGAAAAGCTTCCTGGTTATAAAAGCAGGGAATCCCATCCAGGTGAAGATTCCCTTTGAG GGATCTCCTGAGACGGTGGTGACCTGGTTAAAGGATGGGCTCCCCCTTCCCAGCCGGGCTGCCGTGAGCACCAAGGATGGAagtgcccagctgctgctcagggcagctgAGATCACTGACAGCGGCACCTACAGCATCGAGCTCGGGGATGggctggggaaaagggaaaccTTCAGCTTCCAGCTTCAAATTACAG ATGTCCCTCAGCCCCCTGGAGCCATCCAGCTGGAGGAGAATGTGCCcaacacagtgacagtgacctGGGACCCCTCAGCATCTGAGCAGTGGGAGAAGAACCTTTATTACACTGTCCTGAAACGAGAATCCCAGAAGGGTCTGTGGCATGTGCTGGGGGACCTGATCTACAACAACAAGTTCACCTTCACCAGGGTGGTCCCAGGCAGGGATTATTACTTCAGGGTTGTGGCAAAAAATGACCTGGGAGCCAGTGAGCCATCAGAGACTGTGCAGCCCTGGAggatctggaaaaaaaagg CTGAGTTTCGAGTGCAAGCACAGAAGTACAGGGGAGTTAACCAGAACCAGCCCCCGAGGTTCCTGGTGCCACTCAAGTGCCATGTCGTGGTGACAGGCAGCGAGTGTCACATGAGCTGCGCTGTTGGGGGCcatcccccccccaaaatcaaaTGGTACAAGGACAGCAGAGACCTCTCCAGAGATCCCAACTACTTCTGCACCAACGACTTTGGAGTGTGCTCCCTGGTGGTGCTGGGGGTCACCAAGCAGGATGAGGGGGAGTACATGGTGGAAGCCAGCAATGAAATGGGCCGTGCCTTCAGCAAAGCCTTCCTCGCCATCAAAG ACTCCTCCCTGTAG